A DNA window from Impatiens glandulifera chromosome 7, dImpGla2.1, whole genome shotgun sequence contains the following coding sequences:
- the LOC124945652 gene encoding NAD(P)H-quinone oxidoreductase subunit M, chloroplastic: protein MASTKFSLFPWTGIMSKPPLPKDRINTVVTFISSQQQTEQSTEEVKEEVKSPEPPLLPPQEGGVKERLRPVEVQRNVKSKNLSKEFGGQWLSSVTRHVRIFAAYIDPETLEMDQSQMDKLTMILDPGCEFEWTPETCDMVFAYFQDLVDHYEGAPLTEYTLRLIGSDVEHYIRKMLYDGLIKYNMNCRVLNFSMGKPRVGFCYTDEQFQDVNQ from the exons ATGGCGTCaacaaaattttctctcttcCCCTGGACAGGTATAATGTCCAAACCTCCTCTTCCTAAAGACAGGATTAACACAGTAGTCACCTTCATCTCATCCCAACAGCAAACAGAACAAAGCACGGAAGAAGTTAAAGAGGAAGTAAAGTCGCCGGAGCCTCCCTTGCTTCCACCACAGGAAGGAGGAGTGAAGGAGAGATTAAGGCCTGTGGAGGTGCAGAGGAACGTGAAGAGCAAGAATCTGAGCAAAGAATTCGGTGGGCAGTGGCTGAGCAGTGTGACACGTCATGTCAGGATCTTTGCAGCCTACATAGATCCTGAAACTTTAGAAATGGACCAATCCCAGATGGATAAACTCACCATGATTCTTGATCCTGGCTGTGAATTTGAATGGACGCCTGAAACATGTGACATGGTCTTTGCTTACTTCCAAGATCTCGTTGACCATTATGAG GGTGCTCCATTGACTGAATACACATTACGTTTGATCGGTTCGGATGTAGAGCATTACATAAGGAAGATGTTGTATGATGGGTTGATCAAGTATAACATGAACTGTAGGGTACTCAACTTCAGCATGGGAAAACCAAGAGTAGGGTTCTGTTACACAGATGAACAGTTTCAAGATGTAAATCAATAA
- the LOC124944639 gene encoding uncharacterized protein LOC124944639 → MELPSFHHHHHRQQQQQPRYAPPPHGPPLPPPPTYFNEPQHYPQHRPLPPPPPFSHTPPPSYNSQQSQFTFVNHGNHGMVEDNKHRPQFDEYHRNPSPSRVSNRNMLDDNRSRCYIPEFQNRVSDYRSDTWSDPHPHPPRVAAPESRRQVRFEREKDPRHCQTQVSSYRPSDNRRLDIEGDLRFGDEFQSNHSERVLLGRIDSHGGDRKNDFQRILNDYVSDFSHGSRSSLYRESHMGSNSRLSAPKDFVTDLENYHPFDSYSMNSDRFQRDRNDSRDWNDVRSNFRDLPGLHDEVRNQFDADDDVNIAPSRRGYHRYPSGKSNYRGNREGSQDFLHIPQKKIQKKSALQRLQSGKPSNKDRNNEPHFSFAQSVEAEPKNLRLRSVISYPEKRTEEDRKGSKVELDVSFKSNGLIAKAIVPTSREHESQVNTRLRNRKLGELETPSKDLSNSSDSTVKLDSKNLDAKGVGSGCGFAQDNDIIPSSPQRARHAIDSDTSPRLADSKVTRPLSHVSDSEVSKMDSVPITSGSSRNSVSEDSLCDVILGEANNFSASGSMHGTVLQSSSDQITSLLDNKLMESPRALLAKLNGVHLDSSKVSIPNIEARANTNIFDPLVASSYCVENECDLHNLNVRMSGSIDSFASTDSYKDPIKLQLRDPDSLIMDDIDQQSCVDKPSVSPKSMGGESDSHLSYPASFDHNTHAVNNLLSNESSPADPTFNQTSILLENILVDEDQRLSISLTKDSDIEHLDSSYHIDINETVADAAGSNNTVTDLLASENGKTESQMDLVSNLAQTDSNNDESSQEEATLLLQNSLNEGPTVTSATDNLNVNPVKKQHKKRKIEDSQMDLIKSTSDDVTLNLGCSLHQEEENSSSYTGLTGTSPRCRKKRYIGANVSSSPTLPSIQGSPSCTDIHIPNEELTLVSDKFYIEKGEEVTEFNINTLASSGLPCSDSSVLVDNEMGNYSLDLAREDVLIDSKPEPELAQVKDPEDHNNVEHPLKFATNNSWQNIASLLQVEITLEAETTLQSNPFDAPGQDKDHRRQFADMERDSILPKKDGLSSVSNSTSQYSDRVDPSTVNSHEIVNCVMNVLPNGASLDTLSTDEESHMVDKNYGFENTDFEKPVSESRTPLGSFDKSPSTSTCNQKPGQTRASLHTDTAKTVPSLLQCNPRGTTLRNSHPSVSVPRVFPTYSNIRKAAPLDNKAKPRTWHRTEKAPSLPVHGKNNLNIVSLQKKLSTSIENVQNAYVRKGNSLLRKPSTVAGSANSVSSSVYRLNSLVQDGIKNKAGLDNKVNVVNSLKYSRSELVEKVKTPPLPNTSKLFDCRSISQDSSSLLVMNPPMETSSQSMLGNMECIENADVLNTSVGGPSSSQTPEDQTCVIQSHIVEDNESSKNGTGRKIVYVKNKSNQLVASSASEPSVQNSEQTDGYVKLKRNQLIRKPLEGHALQDVVTLNASSTGTRPIANTSTKRPSVKGIRKTYRRSKGSLVWTLNNPNSSKKESSLVYQVPNLLPWKRSSHWRNVISNSAWVSDKSKNTISKNLLAHTKRDAIYTRSKHGFSLRISKILSVGGSSLKWSKSIERNSRKAKEEATLAVAAVEKKKREQNGASGIGTGTRRKNHSPRKQVFRIGSFRYKMDPSRRTLHRIPGDLTGSGENHAGKDQKICGVPKRLQIGNNEYVRIGNGNQLIRDPKRRVRILASEKIRWSLHTARLRLAKKSTYCQFLTRFGKCNKDGGKCPYIHDPSKIAVCTKFIKGSCSNPSCKLTHKVIPERMEDCSYFLQGLCFNKDCPYRHVNVNPNAPACEGFLRGYCVHGDECRKKHSYVCPVFEATGSCPQGTKCRLRHLKRRSKGGGGKKRKISKESNNANKGRYFGKSCIDVVSVVGEKTTQPSKREDCRDVFFQEGRFADFISIDVSEDEDEEVDHMIESSCSSGLLLSGDSMDYIEAQIKPDFVLKKRRRLDLGGSKQSVSALEDRAV, encoded by the exons ATGGAGTTGCCGTCCTTccatcaccaccaccaccggCAGCAGCAGCAACAACCTAGATACGCACCTCCTCCCCATGGTCCGCCTCTTCCTCCGCCGCCGACCTATTTCAACGAGCCTCAACACTACCCTCAACATCGCCCCCTTCCGCCGCCACCGCCTTTTTCCCACACACCTCCTCCGTCATACAATTCCCAGCAATCCCAGTTCACCTTCGTCAATCATGGAAACCATGGGATGGTTGAAGACAATAAACATAGACCTCAATTCGATGAATATCATCGAAACCCTTCGCCATCTAGGGTTTCGAATCGCAATATGTTGGATGATAATCGGTCACGCTGTTATATACCAGAATTTCAGAATAGGGTTTCTGATTACCGTTCCGATACATGGTCGGACCCACACCCACACCCACCCAGAGTTGCGGCACCGGAAAGTCGTCGACAAGTCAGGTTCGAGCGAGAAAAAGATCCTCGTCACTGTCAAACGCAGGTATCTTCTTATCGACCATCTGATAATCGTAGGCTTGATATAGAAGGTGACCTTAGGTTTGGAGATGAGTTTCAATCTAATCATTCAGAAAGGGTTTTACTGGGTCGAATTGATAGCCATGGTGGTGATCGTAAAAATGATTTCCAACGTATTCTTAATGATTATGTTTCTGATTTCAGCCATGGTTCAAGAAGTTCTCTATATAGGGAGTCACATATGGGTTCTAACTCTAGATTGTCTGCACCAAAGGATTTTGTAACAGATTTGGAAAATTACCATCCCTTTGATAGTTATTCGATGAATAGTGACAGATTTCAGCGTGATAGAAATGATAGTAGAGATTGGAATGATGTTAGGTCCAATTTTCGTGATTTGCCCGGTCTTCATGATGAGGTACGGAATCAGTTTGACGCTGATGATGATGTTAACATTGCTCCCTCTAGACGTGGATATCATAGGTATCCATCTGGTAAATCCAATTATAGAGGGAACAGGGAAGGTAGCCAAGATTTTCTTCATATTCCCCAGAAGAAAATTCAAAAGAAGAGTGCATTACAGAGACTTCAGAGTGGTAAGCCTAGTAATAAGGATAGAAACAATGAACCCCATTTCTCTTTTGCCCAATCAGTGGAAGCAGAGCCAAAAAATTTACGACTAAGAAGTGTCATTTCCTATCCTGAAAAGAGAACTGAAGAAGATAGAAAGGGAAGCAAGGTAGAACTGGATGTTTCATTTAAATCTAACGGATTAATAGCCAAGGCTATTGTGCCTACATCAAGGGAACACGAATCTCAGGTGAACACAAGACTAAGAAATAGGAAGTTAGGGGAACTGGAGACTCCATCCAAGGACCTCAGTAATTCATCGGATAGCACTGTGAAGTTGGATTCAAAAAATTTGGATGCGAAGGGAGTCGGTTCTGGTTGTGGATTTGCACAGGACAACGATATAATACCATCAAGTCCTCAAAGGGCTCGTCATGCCATTGATTCAGACACAAGTCCTCGTTTGGCTGATAGCAAGGTCACTAGGCCACTTTCTCATGTGTCAGACTCAGAAGTATCTAAAATGGATTCAGTGCCTATTACGTCGGGTAGTTCCAGAAATTCCGTGTCTGAAGATTCTCTTTGTGATGTAATTTTAGGTGAGGCAAATAACTTTTCAGCTTCTGGTTCCATGCATGGCACTGTTTTGCAATCTTCTTCTGATCAAATCACTTCATTGCTTGATAATAAGTTGATGGAATCTCCTCGTGCTTTATTAGCAAAGTTGAATGGAGTTCACCTTGATTCTAGCAAAGTATCTATACCTAATATTGAGGCACGtgcaaatacaaatatatttgatCCTCTTGTGGCTTCATCTTATTGTGTAGAAAATGAATGTGATCTGCACAACTTAAATGTTAGAATGTCTGGATCTATTGATTCTTTTGCTAGCACTGATTCATACAAGGATCCAATTAAACTGCAGCTTAGGGATCCTGATAGCCTTATAATGGATGACATTGATCAACAATCATGCGTGGATAAGCCCTCTGTATCCCCTAAATCAATGGGAGGCGAATCTGATTCCCATTTATCATATCCTGCAAGCTTTGATCACAATACACATGCTGTGAATAACCTTCTTTCTAATGAATCTTCTCCAGCTGATCCTACATTTAATCAGACTTCTATTTTGCTAGAGAATATCCTTGTTGATGAAGATCAAAGGCTTTCCATTTCTCTAACTAAAGACAGTGATATTGAACACCTGGATTCTTCATATCACATTGACATCAATGAAACTGTAGCTGATGCTGCAGGATCTAACAATACTGTAACCGATTTGCTGGCCTCTGAAAATGGGAAAACTGAATCTCAAATGGATCTTGTTTCTAATCTAGCTCAGACTGATAGTAACAATGATGAGTCAAGTCAAGAAGAGGCCACTTTGTTGCTTCAGAATAGTCTCAATGAAGGACCCACGGTAACTTCAGCAACTGACAATCTAAACGTTAATCCTGTTAAGAAACAGCATAAGAAGAGGAAAATTGAGGATTCTCAGATGGATTTGATAAAGTCAACCAGTGATGATGTTACTCTGAATTTGGGTTGCAGTTTACATCAAGAAGAGGagaattccagttcctacactGGTCTAACAGGAACTTCTCCCAGGTGTAGGAAGAAGAGATATATCGGTGCAAATGTTTCAAGCTCTCCAACACTTCCTTCGATTCAAGGATCTCCCAGCTGCACAGACATCCATATACCTAATGAGGAATTGACCTTAGTCTCTGATAAATTCTATATTGAGAAAGGAGAAGAAGTTACTGAATTTAACATCAACACATTGGCCTCTTCTGGTCTTCCTTGTTCAGATTCCTCAGTGCTTGTGGATAATGAAATGGGAAATTATTCACTTGATCTGGCAAGAGAGGATGTCCTTATTGATTCAAAACCTGAACCAGAATTAGCTCAGGTAAAAGATCCTGAGGACCATAACAATGTTGAGCATCCCCTAAAATTTGCTACAAATAACAGCTGGCAAAACATTGCTTCCTTGCTTCAGGTGGAGATTACTCTTGAAGCAGAGACTACTCTTCAGAGCAACCCTTTCGATGCTCCTGGCCAGGACAAAGATCATAGACGACAATTTGCAGATATGGAGCGAGACAGCATTTTACCTAAGAAAGATGGCTTATCTTCTGTTTCAAACTCTACATCTCAATATTCTGATAGAGTTGATCCTTCTACCGTCAATTCTCATGAGATAGTGAACTGTGTAATGAATGTACTCCCTAATGGCGCATCTCTCGACACCTTGTCCACAGATGAGGAATCACACATGGTGGATAAAAACTATGGGTTTGAAAATACAGATTTTGAGAAGCCTGTTTCTGAAAGTAGGACTCCTTTGGGTTCTTTTGATAAATCTCCAAGTACTAGTACATGCAACCAGAAACCAGGTCAGACAAGGGCAAGTTTGCATACAGATACTGCTAAGACAGTGCCTTCTCTTCTGCAATGCAATCCAAGGGGCACAACTCTAAGAAATAGTCATCCGAGTGTTTCAGTTCCTAGAGTTTTTCCCACTTATTCGAACATAAGGAAGGCAGCTCCCCTAGACAATAAGGCAAAACCTCGAACATGGCATCGAACTGAGAAAGCTCCTTCCTTACCTGTCCACGGAAAGAACAACTTGAATATTGTTTCCTTGCAAAAGAAATTGTCTACAAGTATTGAAAATGTCCAGAATGCTTATGTTCGGAAGGGCAACAGTCTTCTGAGAAAACCTTCTACGGTTGCTGGATCGGCTAATTCTGTGAGCTCATCTGTCTATCGTCTGAATTCCTTGGTTCAAGATGGGATAAAAAATAAGGCTGGACTAGACAACAAAGTAAATGTTGTTAACTCATTGAAATACTCGAGATCAGAACTTGTTGAAAAGGTAAAGACTCCACCATTACCAAACACAAGTAAATTATTTGATTGTAGAAGTATCTCACAAGATTCATCATCTTTGCTTGTGATGAATCCTCCTATGGAAACTTCTTCTCAATCCATGCTTGGGAATATGGAATGCATAGAAAATGCGGATGTTCTGAATACTTCTGTGGGTGGTCCTAGTTCTTCACAAACCCCTGAAGACCAAACTTGTGTGATTCAAAGTCATATAGTTGAAGACAATGAAAGCTCAAAAAATGGGACTGGAAGGAAGATAGTATATgtgaaaaacaaatcaaatcaattagtTGCATCATCTGCTAGCGAACCATCTGTTCAGAATTCAGAGCAGACTGATGGTTATGTAAAGCTGAAGAGAAATCAGCTCATCAGAAAGCCACTTGAAGGTCATGCACTGCAAGATGTAGTCACACTTAATGCTTCTTCCACTGGGACTAGGCCTATTGCCAATACTTCTACCAAGAGGCCATCTGTTAAAG GTATAAGAAAGACTTACAGACGTTCTAAAGGATCCCTGGTGTGGACGTTAAACAATCCAAACTCATCAAAGAAAGAGAGTTCTTTGGTGTATCAGGTGCCTAATTTGTTGCCATGGAAAAGGTCATCGCATTGGAGGAATGTCATTAGTAATTCAGCTTGGGTTTCTGACAAATCCAAAAATACAATCAG TAAGAATTTGCTGGCCCATACAAAAAGAGATGCTATTTACACGAGGTCCAAACATGGTTTTTCTCTACGGATATCTAAGATACTGAGTGTTGGTGGTTCCAGTTTGAAGTGGTCAAAATCTATTGAAAGAAACTCAAGAAAAGCAAAAGAG GAAGCTACATTAGCAGTTGCTGCagtagagaagaagaaaagagaacAAAACGGTGCTTCTGGTATTGGTACAGGGACAAGGCGTAAAAATCATTCTCCTA GGAAGCAAGTATTCAGGATTGGCTCTTTCCGATATAAAATGGATCCATCAAGACGAACACTGCACAGAATTCCAG GTGATTTAACAGGCTCAGGTGAGAATCATGCCGGGAAAGATCAAAAAATATGTGGTGTTCCCAAGAGACTCCAAATTGGCAATAATGA ATATGTGCGCATAGGAAATGGAAACCAGCTTATTCGAGATCCGAAAAGACGAGTTAGGATTTTAGCAAGTGAGAAAATAAGATGGAGTTTGCACACTGCCAGATTGCGTTTGGCCAAGAAGAGCACATATTGCCAGTTCTTAACGAGGTTTGGTAAATGTAACAAGGATGGTGGAAAATGCCCTTATATTCATGACCCGTCTAAAATTGCTGTCTGCACAAAATTTATAAAGGGTTCATGCTCCAATCCCAGCTGCAAATTGACTCATAAG gTCATCCCTGAAAGAATGGAAGACTGTTCTTATTTTCTTCAAG GGTTATGCTTCAACAAGGATTGTCCTTACAGACATGTAAATGTGAACCCAAATGCCCCAGCTTGTGAAGGCTTCCTTAGGGGCTATTGTGTACATGGAGATGAG TGTCGAAAGAAGCACAGCTATGTTTGTCCAGTCTTTGAAGCAACGGGTAGCTGTCCTCAAGGTACCAAGTGCAGGCTTCGTCATCTGAAAAGGCGTTCCAAAGGGGGAGGAGGaaagaagaggaagatctcgAAAGAATCAAACAATGCTAATAAAGGGCGATACTTTGGGAAGAGTTGTATTGATGTTGTTTCTGTAGTTGGCGAGAAGACAACACAACCAAGCAAGAGGGAGGATTGTAGAGATGTTTTCTTTCAAGAAGGAAGATTTGCTGATTTTATTAGCATTGATGTtagtgaagatgaagatgaagaagtaGATCATATGATTGAGTCGTCATGTTCTTCAGGGTTATTATTATCTGGTGACTCAATGGACTACATTGAAGCACAAATTAAACCAGATTTTGttctgaagaagaggagaaggCTTGACTTGGGAGGAAGCAAGCAAAGTGTCTCCGCATTAGAAGATAGGGCTGTCTAG